In the Girardinichthys multiradiatus isolate DD_20200921_A chromosome 4, DD_fGirMul_XY1, whole genome shotgun sequence genome, one interval contains:
- the lingo1b gene encoding leucine-rich repeat and immunoglobulin-like domain-containing nogo receptor-interacting protein 1-B isoform X1 has protein sequence MLPALRRLSVLPLCSVSRPSSSSCGELTRPRLPRQDFKFGSHVKFQQAATELLTSSFHRANPVHPPASGTSGLRPKEEAPDLSSDSRKEGQQNLRNPGSLRLTRPGTLFLPTDHPLLQTVSSRMVSGEAGGHSYLVACWQPILILMLGTVLSGSTTGCPSKCDCNGQERSVVCHRRRLAALPEGIPTETRLLDLSKNRLKTLGPEEFINYPQLEELQLNENTISSIEPGAFSNLMNLRTLGLRNNELKLIQLGVFTGLTNLTQLDISENKIVILLDYMFQELYNLRSLEVGDNDLVFISHRSFHGLSNLESLNIEGYKLSSVPTDALSHVHNLLSLRLRYLNVTDIRDFSFKRLYRLRVLEIAHMPALNIMASQSLYGLNLTSLSISYCNLSAIPYEAISHLRYLRFLNLSFNPIHTVEGNRLFSLQKLQAFHLAGGELVAIEPYSFRGLNHLRILNVSRNSLSTLEESVFHSVGNLETLALYENPLACDCRLLWVFRRRWRLNFNKQQPICASPEIVQGKEFKDFPDVLPPDYFICQKSKIVDYKVLENHVDEGTTVHFTCKAEGDPAPVIMWLSPKKEYITTKTMGSRLSVSREGTLEVRYAQIQDNGTYTCIASNAAGNDTKAAHLFVHSYSPNWPHQPNKTFAFISNQPSDEGANVTRTTVPFPFDVKTLIIATTMGFISFLGVVLFCLVILFLWSRGKDNTKSSIEVEYVPRKEDTEEASPTEAPVQFNMKIM, from the exons atgctgccagcacttcgacgcctgagtgttttgcctttgTG TTCAGTTTCTAGACCAAGCTCAAGCTCCTGTGGAGAACTTACCCGACCACGCCTTCCACGCCAAGACTTCAAGTTTGGATCCCACGTCAAGTTCCAGCAGGCAGCAACTGAACTCCTTACCTCCAGCTTCCACcgagcgaaccctgtccaccctcccgcGAGTGGCACCTCAGGACTCCGTCCTAAAGAAGAAGCACCAGATCTAAGTTCTGATTCCAGAAAGGAAGGTCAGCAGAATCTACGTAACCCAGGCTCACTAAGGCTTACCAGACCCGGAACGTTATTCCTCCCGACGGACCATCCACTACTGCAAACT GTAAGCAGTAGGATGGTGTCTGGAGAGGCAGGAGGGCACAGCTACTTGGTGGCATGCTGGCAGCCCATCCTGATCCTGATGCTGGGCACTGTCCTTTCAGGTTCCACTACTGGCTGCCCTTCAAAATGTGACTGCAATGGCCAGGAGCGTTCCGTTGTCTGTCATCGAAGAAGGCTGGCAGCTCTTCCAGAGGGCATCCCTACTGAAACAAGATTACTAGACCTCAGCAAAAACCGTCTGAAGACTCTGGGGCCTGAGGAGTTCATTAATTACCCtcagctggaggagctgcaactGAACGAAAACACTATATCATCCATCGAGCCCGGGGCTTTTAGCAACCTAATGAACCTTCGAACTCTAGGCTTGCGCAACAACGAGCTAAAGCTCATTCAGCTAGGAGTGTTCACAGGCCTGACCAATCTCACACAGTTggatataagtgagaacaaaatTGTAATTTTGCTTGACTATATGTTCCAAGAGCTGTACAACCTGAGGTCTTTGGAAGTTGGGGACAATGACCTAGTCTTCATATCGCACAGATCATTTCATGGTCTCAGCAATCTCGAAAGCCTCAACATTGAAGGGTACAAACTGAGCTCAGTTCCCACTGATGCCCTTAGCCATGTTCATAACCTGTTATCACTTCGATTACGTTATCTGAACGTCACTGACATAAGGGACTTCTCCTTTAAAAGGCTGTATCGACTGAGAGTACTGGAGATTGCTCATATGCCTGCCTTGAATATTATGGCCTCACAAAGCCTGTATGGACTTAACCTCACATCATTGTCTATCTCATACTGTAATCTGTCTGCCATCCCCTATGAAGCCATCAGTCATCTCAGATATCTCCGGTTTTTGAATCTGTCTTTCAATCCTATTCATACTGTTGAAGGAAACCGACTCTTTAGTCTACAAAAGCTCCAGGCATTTCACTTAGCTGGCGGAGAATTGGTGGCTATTGAGCCTTACTCTTTCCGTGGACTCAACCACCTCCGTATTCTTAATGTGTCAAGAAATAGCTTGAGCACCCTTGAGGAATCTGTTTTTCACTCAGTGGGAAACCTGGAGACCCTGGCTTTGTATGAAAACCCTCTGGCTTGCGACTGCCGCTTGCTATGGGTCTTCCGCCGGAGGTGGAGGCTTAACTTTAACAAACAGCAGCCCATTTGTGCTTCACCTGAGATTGTGCAAGGAAAAGAGTTCAAAGATTTCCCAGACGTACTGCCTCCTGACTACTTCATATGTCAGAAATCAAAGATTGTGGATTACAAGGTTCTGGAAAACCATGTGGATGAAGGAACTACTGTTCATTTCACTTGCAAGGCTGAGGGTGATCCCGCTCCAGTGATAATGTGGCTATCGCCCAAGAAGGAGTACATTACTACAAAGACTATGGGGTCAAGACTTTCTGTATCCAGAGAGGGTACACTGGAGGTACGCTATGCCCAGATCCAGGACAATGGCACTTACACGTGCATTGCAAGCAATGCAGCTGGCAATGACACCAAAGCTGCTCACCTTTTTGTGCACAGCTACTCCCCGAATTGGCCCCACCAGCCAAACAAgacatttgcttttatttccaaCCAGCCCAGTGATGAAGGTGCTAATGTGACCAGGACCACAGTTCCATTCCCATTTGATGTGAAGACACTTATCATTGCTACTACCATGGGCTTTATCTCTTTTCTTGGCGTGGTCCTCTTCTGTCTTGTAATATTATTCCTCTGGAGCAGAGGGAAAGACAACACAAAGTCAAGCATTGAGGTTGAATATGTGCCACGTAAAGAGGACACAGAGGAGGCCAGTCCAACTGAGGCACCTGTACAATTCAACATGAAAATCATGTGA
- the lingo1b gene encoding leucine-rich repeat and immunoglobulin-like domain-containing nogo receptor-interacting protein 1-B isoform X2, with protein MTVLVSSRMVSGEAGGHSYLVACWQPILILMLGTVLSGSTTGCPSKCDCNGQERSVVCHRRRLAALPEGIPTETRLLDLSKNRLKTLGPEEFINYPQLEELQLNENTISSIEPGAFSNLMNLRTLGLRNNELKLIQLGVFTGLTNLTQLDISENKIVILLDYMFQELYNLRSLEVGDNDLVFISHRSFHGLSNLESLNIEGYKLSSVPTDALSHVHNLLSLRLRYLNVTDIRDFSFKRLYRLRVLEIAHMPALNIMASQSLYGLNLTSLSISYCNLSAIPYEAISHLRYLRFLNLSFNPIHTVEGNRLFSLQKLQAFHLAGGELVAIEPYSFRGLNHLRILNVSRNSLSTLEESVFHSVGNLETLALYENPLACDCRLLWVFRRRWRLNFNKQQPICASPEIVQGKEFKDFPDVLPPDYFICQKSKIVDYKVLENHVDEGTTVHFTCKAEGDPAPVIMWLSPKKEYITTKTMGSRLSVSREGTLEVRYAQIQDNGTYTCIASNAAGNDTKAAHLFVHSYSPNWPHQPNKTFAFISNQPSDEGANVTRTTVPFPFDVKTLIIATTMGFISFLGVVLFCLVILFLWSRGKDNTKSSIEVEYVPRKEDTEEASPTEAPVQFNMKIM; from the exons ATGACAGTCCTG GTAAGCAGTAGGATGGTGTCTGGAGAGGCAGGAGGGCACAGCTACTTGGTGGCATGCTGGCAGCCCATCCTGATCCTGATGCTGGGCACTGTCCTTTCAGGTTCCACTACTGGCTGCCCTTCAAAATGTGACTGCAATGGCCAGGAGCGTTCCGTTGTCTGTCATCGAAGAAGGCTGGCAGCTCTTCCAGAGGGCATCCCTACTGAAACAAGATTACTAGACCTCAGCAAAAACCGTCTGAAGACTCTGGGGCCTGAGGAGTTCATTAATTACCCtcagctggaggagctgcaactGAACGAAAACACTATATCATCCATCGAGCCCGGGGCTTTTAGCAACCTAATGAACCTTCGAACTCTAGGCTTGCGCAACAACGAGCTAAAGCTCATTCAGCTAGGAGTGTTCACAGGCCTGACCAATCTCACACAGTTggatataagtgagaacaaaatTGTAATTTTGCTTGACTATATGTTCCAAGAGCTGTACAACCTGAGGTCTTTGGAAGTTGGGGACAATGACCTAGTCTTCATATCGCACAGATCATTTCATGGTCTCAGCAATCTCGAAAGCCTCAACATTGAAGGGTACAAACTGAGCTCAGTTCCCACTGATGCCCTTAGCCATGTTCATAACCTGTTATCACTTCGATTACGTTATCTGAACGTCACTGACATAAGGGACTTCTCCTTTAAAAGGCTGTATCGACTGAGAGTACTGGAGATTGCTCATATGCCTGCCTTGAATATTATGGCCTCACAAAGCCTGTATGGACTTAACCTCACATCATTGTCTATCTCATACTGTAATCTGTCTGCCATCCCCTATGAAGCCATCAGTCATCTCAGATATCTCCGGTTTTTGAATCTGTCTTTCAATCCTATTCATACTGTTGAAGGAAACCGACTCTTTAGTCTACAAAAGCTCCAGGCATTTCACTTAGCTGGCGGAGAATTGGTGGCTATTGAGCCTTACTCTTTCCGTGGACTCAACCACCTCCGTATTCTTAATGTGTCAAGAAATAGCTTGAGCACCCTTGAGGAATCTGTTTTTCACTCAGTGGGAAACCTGGAGACCCTGGCTTTGTATGAAAACCCTCTGGCTTGCGACTGCCGCTTGCTATGGGTCTTCCGCCGGAGGTGGAGGCTTAACTTTAACAAACAGCAGCCCATTTGTGCTTCACCTGAGATTGTGCAAGGAAAAGAGTTCAAAGATTTCCCAGACGTACTGCCTCCTGACTACTTCATATGTCAGAAATCAAAGATTGTGGATTACAAGGTTCTGGAAAACCATGTGGATGAAGGAACTACTGTTCATTTCACTTGCAAGGCTGAGGGTGATCCCGCTCCAGTGATAATGTGGCTATCGCCCAAGAAGGAGTACATTACTACAAAGACTATGGGGTCAAGACTTTCTGTATCCAGAGAGGGTACACTGGAGGTACGCTATGCCCAGATCCAGGACAATGGCACTTACACGTGCATTGCAAGCAATGCAGCTGGCAATGACACCAAAGCTGCTCACCTTTTTGTGCACAGCTACTCCCCGAATTGGCCCCACCAGCCAAACAAgacatttgcttttatttccaaCCAGCCCAGTGATGAAGGTGCTAATGTGACCAGGACCACAGTTCCATTCCCATTTGATGTGAAGACACTTATCATTGCTACTACCATGGGCTTTATCTCTTTTCTTGGCGTGGTCCTCTTCTGTCTTGTAATATTATTCCTCTGGAGCAGAGGGAAAGACAACACAAAGTCAAGCATTGAGGTTGAATATGTGCCACGTAAAGAGGACACAGAGGAGGCCAGTCCAACTGAGGCACCTGTACAATTCAACATGAAAATCATGTGA
- the lingo1b gene encoding leucine-rich repeat and immunoglobulin-like domain-containing nogo receptor-interacting protein 1-B isoform X3, whose protein sequence is MVSGEAGGHSYLVACWQPILILMLGTVLSGSTTGCPSKCDCNGQERSVVCHRRRLAALPEGIPTETRLLDLSKNRLKTLGPEEFINYPQLEELQLNENTISSIEPGAFSNLMNLRTLGLRNNELKLIQLGVFTGLTNLTQLDISENKIVILLDYMFQELYNLRSLEVGDNDLVFISHRSFHGLSNLESLNIEGYKLSSVPTDALSHVHNLLSLRLRYLNVTDIRDFSFKRLYRLRVLEIAHMPALNIMASQSLYGLNLTSLSISYCNLSAIPYEAISHLRYLRFLNLSFNPIHTVEGNRLFSLQKLQAFHLAGGELVAIEPYSFRGLNHLRILNVSRNSLSTLEESVFHSVGNLETLALYENPLACDCRLLWVFRRRWRLNFNKQQPICASPEIVQGKEFKDFPDVLPPDYFICQKSKIVDYKVLENHVDEGTTVHFTCKAEGDPAPVIMWLSPKKEYITTKTMGSRLSVSREGTLEVRYAQIQDNGTYTCIASNAAGNDTKAAHLFVHSYSPNWPHQPNKTFAFISNQPSDEGANVTRTTVPFPFDVKTLIIATTMGFISFLGVVLFCLVILFLWSRGKDNTKSSIEVEYVPRKEDTEEASPTEAPVQFNMKIM, encoded by the coding sequence ATGGTGTCTGGAGAGGCAGGAGGGCACAGCTACTTGGTGGCATGCTGGCAGCCCATCCTGATCCTGATGCTGGGCACTGTCCTTTCAGGTTCCACTACTGGCTGCCCTTCAAAATGTGACTGCAATGGCCAGGAGCGTTCCGTTGTCTGTCATCGAAGAAGGCTGGCAGCTCTTCCAGAGGGCATCCCTACTGAAACAAGATTACTAGACCTCAGCAAAAACCGTCTGAAGACTCTGGGGCCTGAGGAGTTCATTAATTACCCtcagctggaggagctgcaactGAACGAAAACACTATATCATCCATCGAGCCCGGGGCTTTTAGCAACCTAATGAACCTTCGAACTCTAGGCTTGCGCAACAACGAGCTAAAGCTCATTCAGCTAGGAGTGTTCACAGGCCTGACCAATCTCACACAGTTggatataagtgagaacaaaatTGTAATTTTGCTTGACTATATGTTCCAAGAGCTGTACAACCTGAGGTCTTTGGAAGTTGGGGACAATGACCTAGTCTTCATATCGCACAGATCATTTCATGGTCTCAGCAATCTCGAAAGCCTCAACATTGAAGGGTACAAACTGAGCTCAGTTCCCACTGATGCCCTTAGCCATGTTCATAACCTGTTATCACTTCGATTACGTTATCTGAACGTCACTGACATAAGGGACTTCTCCTTTAAAAGGCTGTATCGACTGAGAGTACTGGAGATTGCTCATATGCCTGCCTTGAATATTATGGCCTCACAAAGCCTGTATGGACTTAACCTCACATCATTGTCTATCTCATACTGTAATCTGTCTGCCATCCCCTATGAAGCCATCAGTCATCTCAGATATCTCCGGTTTTTGAATCTGTCTTTCAATCCTATTCATACTGTTGAAGGAAACCGACTCTTTAGTCTACAAAAGCTCCAGGCATTTCACTTAGCTGGCGGAGAATTGGTGGCTATTGAGCCTTACTCTTTCCGTGGACTCAACCACCTCCGTATTCTTAATGTGTCAAGAAATAGCTTGAGCACCCTTGAGGAATCTGTTTTTCACTCAGTGGGAAACCTGGAGACCCTGGCTTTGTATGAAAACCCTCTGGCTTGCGACTGCCGCTTGCTATGGGTCTTCCGCCGGAGGTGGAGGCTTAACTTTAACAAACAGCAGCCCATTTGTGCTTCACCTGAGATTGTGCAAGGAAAAGAGTTCAAAGATTTCCCAGACGTACTGCCTCCTGACTACTTCATATGTCAGAAATCAAAGATTGTGGATTACAAGGTTCTGGAAAACCATGTGGATGAAGGAACTACTGTTCATTTCACTTGCAAGGCTGAGGGTGATCCCGCTCCAGTGATAATGTGGCTATCGCCCAAGAAGGAGTACATTACTACAAAGACTATGGGGTCAAGACTTTCTGTATCCAGAGAGGGTACACTGGAGGTACGCTATGCCCAGATCCAGGACAATGGCACTTACACGTGCATTGCAAGCAATGCAGCTGGCAATGACACCAAAGCTGCTCACCTTTTTGTGCACAGCTACTCCCCGAATTGGCCCCACCAGCCAAACAAgacatttgcttttatttccaaCCAGCCCAGTGATGAAGGTGCTAATGTGACCAGGACCACAGTTCCATTCCCATTTGATGTGAAGACACTTATCATTGCTACTACCATGGGCTTTATCTCTTTTCTTGGCGTGGTCCTCTTCTGTCTTGTAATATTATTCCTCTGGAGCAGAGGGAAAGACAACACAAAGTCAAGCATTGAGGTTGAATATGTGCCACGTAAAGAGGACACAGAGGAGGCCAGTCCAACTGAGGCACCTGTACAATTCAACATGAAAATCATGTGA